In Salana multivorans, a single genomic region encodes these proteins:
- a CDS encoding VOC family protein gives MSARLIHHIGILVPDLEGAIELWSAITGYTFGPIHRYRSTHYVDDSDPTPHFHDARLSFSVEGAPHIELLEATGEGTHSLAQAGVHHLAFTEILELDDEIERLAQLGVTVNGVDRNPQGEPLLFFTEPRTTSRVRVEFVAPLDHPNVMDDGSPLWRDPATGRLDPWGPRDS, from the coding sequence ATGTCCGCCCGCCTGATTCACCACATCGGAATTCTCGTCCCCGACCTCGAAGGTGCGATCGAGCTGTGGTCCGCCATCACCGGCTACACGTTCGGCCCTATTCATCGCTACCGCAGCACGCACTACGTCGACGACAGCGACCCTACGCCGCACTTTCACGACGCCCGCTTGTCGTTCTCCGTCGAGGGGGCCCCGCACATCGAGCTGCTCGAGGCGACCGGGGAGGGCACCCACTCGCTTGCCCAGGCCGGGGTCCATCATCTCGCCTTCACGGAGATCCTGGAGCTTGACGATGAGATCGAGCGCTTGGCGCAGCTCGGTGTCACCGTGAACGGGGTGGATCGCAATCCCCAGGGCGAGCCCCTTCTCTTCTTCACCGAACCGCGGACCACGAGTCGAGTGCGCGTCGAGTTCGTCGCCCCTCTCGACCACCCCAACGTCATGGACGACGGGAGCCCGCTGTGGCGAGACCCGGCTACTGGCCGCCTCGACCCCTGGGGGCCGCGGGACTCGTGA
- a CDS encoding carbohydrate ABC transporter permease, with product MTRVTLRDRLASFAFVLPALILFAVFVAYPIFYNLQASTLQWNGASDGTFVGLGNYGELLRDPVFRKTLVNSALWIPLTIVPQALIGLAFALMLDQPLRFRNVYRALLFIPAVLSPVVVGIVWSQILDPNHGTFATVARALGFDSLQLNFLGDPDTALFAVMAVNIWMFTGMSMLFYLAGLQLIDHSLFEAAKIDGASFLQRTTRITFPLLRTTHLTLLLLGIIGSLKTFELIYVMTSGGPFHATEMLPTYAFKQGFQVHEVGYASAISVALLVIAVGAALLMTRVFGAGFLTGEKK from the coding sequence ATGACACGTGTCACCCTGCGTGACCGACTAGCCTCGTTCGCCTTCGTCCTCCCGGCGCTGATCCTCTTCGCCGTCTTCGTCGCGTACCCCATCTTCTACAACCTCCAGGCCAGCACCCTCCAGTGGAACGGCGCCTCCGACGGAACGTTCGTCGGGTTGGGCAACTATGGCGAGCTGCTGCGAGACCCGGTCTTCCGAAAGACGCTCGTCAACTCAGCGCTGTGGATCCCGCTGACGATCGTCCCGCAGGCCCTCATCGGACTGGCCTTCGCCCTCATGCTCGACCAGCCGCTGCGCTTCCGCAACGTGTACCGAGCACTGCTGTTCATCCCTGCGGTTCTCTCGCCCGTGGTCGTCGGCATCGTGTGGTCGCAGATCCTTGACCCGAACCACGGCACCTTCGCCACCGTCGCGCGGGCGCTCGGCTTCGACTCTCTCCAGCTGAACTTCCTAGGTGATCCGGACACCGCCCTGTTCGCTGTCATGGCGGTCAACATCTGGATGTTCACGGGCATGTCGATGCTCTTCTACCTCGCCGGCCTCCAGCTAATTGATCACTCCTTGTTCGAAGCGGCCAAGATCGATGGCGCCTCCTTCTTGCAGCGCACCACTCGCATCACCTTCCCGTTGCTCAGGACGACACACCTGACTCTTCTGCTGCTTGGGATCATCGGATCGCTCAAGACGTTCGAGCTGATCTACGTCATGACCAGCGGCGGGCCGTTCCATGCGACCGAGATGCTGCCGACCTACGCGTTCAAGCAGGGGTTCCAGGTCCACGAGGTCGGTTATGCCTCAGCCATCTCCGTCGCACTCCTCGTGATCGCGGTCGGTGCGGCACTTCTCATGACCAGAGTGTTCGGGGCCGGCTTCCTGACAGGAGAAAAGAAGTGA
- a CDS encoding carbohydrate ABC transporter permease: MSARVNLLHLALVPITIVWMIPLVLVLGLALKPTNDPSTFFFGILPVNPSLSNFELVFEQNPIFRYLLNSALIAVPSVLLVVFLGAMAAYALALLDVPLKALIFGVLTLALVLPMSSIVVATFQVLQLLGLYDTTLGVSLVYTAIGLPFGIIVIRTSFLAVPSETRDAAVMDGANKWQMFWRVYLPLARPSIAVVVIWQLMLSWNDFLLPLVALVDKNIKPLTLIPLVYRGEHFTQVGALFAILIVVSIPIIITFLFAQKYLVNGLAGAVK; encoded by the coding sequence ATGTCAGCCCGCGTCAATCTTCTCCACCTGGCGCTCGTGCCGATCACGATCGTGTGGATGATTCCGCTGGTTCTCGTCCTTGGGCTCGCCCTCAAGCCGACGAACGATCCATCCACCTTCTTCTTCGGCATCCTTCCGGTGAACCCGTCGCTGTCGAACTTTGAGCTCGTGTTCGAGCAGAACCCCATCTTTCGATACCTCCTGAACAGCGCGCTCATCGCCGTCCCCTCGGTCCTCCTCGTCGTGTTCCTCGGCGCTATGGCGGCTTACGCGCTGGCGCTGCTCGACGTCCCGCTCAAGGCCTTGATCTTCGGGGTCCTGACGCTCGCGCTCGTCCTGCCCATGTCAAGTATCGTCGTCGCAACCTTCCAGGTTCTCCAGCTCCTTGGTCTCTACGACACGACACTAGGGGTCTCGCTCGTCTACACGGCGATCGGGCTGCCGTTCGGAATCATCGTGATCCGCACGTCGTTCCTCGCCGTCCCGAGCGAGACGCGCGATGCGGCGGTGATGGACGGGGCGAACAAGTGGCAGATGTTCTGGCGCGTATACCTCCCGCTCGCACGACCCTCCATCGCTGTCGTCGTCATCTGGCAGCTGATGTTGTCCTGGAACGACTTCCTTCTTCCGCTGGTCGCGCTGGTCGACAAGAACATCAAGCCCCTCACCCTGATTCCGCTGGTCTACCGCGGAGAGCACTTCACGCAGGTGGGTGCGCTGTTCGCAATCCTCATCGTGGTGTCGATCCCGATCATCATCACGTTCTTGTTCGCGCAGAAGTACCTCGTCAACGGCCTCGCCGGCGCCGTCAAGTGA
- a CDS encoding copper resistance CopC family protein translates to MPTRRWVAAGMLALALVLVAPVAHGHDELVSSVPLAGEVLDEPPTQVVLTMSAEPLEIGTTVMVTDLDGVDHATGLSLSGNDAVVDLADLTEGFYDVRWRVVSSDGHPISGLIPFTVGDVGPRPGADGSPPASAAQPSTDSAPSAPPAPSPGAEDRVAGQGVGRVLGIAAAGAVGALVLWWMVGRLASLRRDRRSHPN, encoded by the coding sequence ATGCCCACGCGTCGCTGGGTGGCGGCCGGGATGCTCGCGCTTGCGCTCGTGCTGGTCGCCCCCGTTGCCCATGGCCATGACGAGCTCGTCTCCTCCGTTCCTCTGGCAGGAGAGGTGCTCGACGAACCGCCGACCCAGGTGGTGCTGACGATGTCCGCCGAGCCGCTGGAGATCGGCACCACGGTCATGGTGACCGATCTCGACGGCGTCGATCACGCGACCGGGTTGTCCCTCTCGGGCAACGATGCCGTCGTCGACCTCGCGGATCTCACCGAGGGGTTCTACGACGTCCGGTGGCGTGTCGTGTCCTCCGACGGTCACCCGATCTCCGGCCTGATCCCGTTCACGGTCGGGGACGTCGGTCCCCGTCCGGGTGCCGACGGCTCTCCGCCGGCCTCGGCGGCGCAACCCTCGACGGACTCGGCCCCGTCGGCGCCACCGGCGCCGTCGCCCGGGGCCGAGGACCGTGTCGCCGGGCAGGGCGTCGGGCGCGTGCTGGGGATCGCGGCCGCGGGAGCGGTCGGAGCGCTGGTGCTGTGGTGGATGGTCGGTCGGCTCGCGTCGCTGCGCCGCGATCGGCGCTCTCACCCGAACTGA
- a CDS encoding ABC transporter substrate-binding protein produces the protein MNRRHTWVAAGAVVAAASLVAGCAGTARPAATDATGSQAGGSGGATTVTFRSWAPIDPALGGMIDAFEAGHEGVTVDATTMGGPDYWVDLAARVTSSTMSDVVGLMPGAQTQQYRDHLLPLNDCAVRVWGEDWEDKFHPIALDQARLGNPEGDDNYYGLPVLSQIMNIWANSEIMEQEGATIPATWAELEAVTPTYAGKGFTPFLLGAKEYWLNTSIYLELANNISPGTVYQAEDGEVPWTDPALVQAFEYWQKLFTDGIAQPGANALAPYPDAVGMFEAGDALFLPLGSQWIQQSDPTADQDTIAPLSRGMEGYEPFLFPTIPGGADEPQFVGGAEFLFGIAKSSTNQEQACDLITDWIAGDGGQVLINTLFDLPAVKGMEPEAFTSDKQRDIYRLMADEWLPEVKYSRYFKEPKIETAVADALAAVAAGSMTPAEAAESVQKVYDTL, from the coding sequence ATGAACCGACGTCACACCTGGGTCGCAGCAGGGGCCGTGGTGGCGGCTGCGAGCCTGGTCGCCGGCTGCGCCGGGACGGCTCGGCCGGCCGCGACCGACGCCACCGGATCCCAGGCCGGCGGGTCCGGCGGCGCGACCACGGTCACCTTCAGGAGCTGGGCACCGATCGACCCCGCCCTCGGCGGAATGATCGACGCCTTCGAGGCGGGCCACGAGGGCGTCACCGTGGACGCGACGACCATGGGAGGGCCCGACTACTGGGTCGATCTGGCGGCGCGGGTGACCTCCAGCACGATGTCCGACGTCGTGGGGCTCATGCCCGGGGCCCAGACGCAGCAGTACCGCGACCACCTCCTCCCGCTGAACGACTGTGCCGTCAGGGTCTGGGGTGAGGACTGGGAGGACAAGTTCCACCCGATCGCACTCGATCAGGCGCGACTCGGCAACCCCGAGGGCGACGACAACTACTACGGGCTCCCGGTGCTCTCCCAGATCATGAACATCTGGGCCAACTCGGAGATCATGGAGCAGGAGGGTGCGACCATCCCGGCAACGTGGGCCGAGCTCGAGGCAGTCACGCCGACCTATGCGGGCAAGGGCTTCACGCCGTTCCTCCTCGGCGCCAAGGAGTACTGGCTCAACACCTCGATCTACCTCGAGCTGGCGAACAACATCTCTCCCGGAACCGTCTACCAGGCCGAGGACGGCGAGGTGCCGTGGACCGACCCGGCGCTGGTCCAGGCCTTCGAGTACTGGCAGAAGCTCTTCACCGACGGGATCGCTCAGCCCGGCGCCAACGCGCTGGCGCCCTACCCCGACGCCGTCGGCATGTTCGAGGCCGGAGACGCGCTCTTCCTCCCGCTCGGATCACAGTGGATCCAGCAGTCCGACCCGACGGCCGACCAGGACACCATCGCGCCCCTGTCGCGAGGGATGGAGGGATACGAGCCGTTCCTCTTCCCCACCATTCCCGGAGGCGCTGACGAGCCCCAGTTCGTCGGAGGCGCCGAGTTCCTGTTCGGCATCGCGAAGAGCTCGACGAACCAGGAGCAGGCGTGCGACCTGATCACTGACTGGATCGCGGGTGATGGTGGCCAGGTGCTGATCAACACGCTCTTCGACCTCCCCGCCGTCAAGGGCATGGAGCCCGAGGCGTTCACGTCGGACAAGCAGCGCGACATCTACCGCCTGATGGCAGACGAGTGGCTGCCCGAGGTCAAGTACTCCCGGTACTTCAAGGAGCCCAAGATCGAGACCGCTGTCGCGGATGCCCTCGCCGCCGTCGCCGCCGGATCGATGACGCCCGCGGAAGCGGCCGAGTCCGTCCAGAAGGTCTACGACACGCTGTGA
- a CDS encoding Dyp-type peroxidase, giving the protein MTRAPRSSARNGSGDAAGPSRRQLLIGGAVAGWGAALALGLDNAARPPSSSDTSSAPPAQDITGLRGSAVVPCHGEHQAGVTVAPQARSTFTSLDLRDEVDADALRRLLRILSSDIERLTSGRAALADMEPELALTPSRLTVTLGFGPRLVQRAGAPVPGWLAPLPAFGVDRLLPQWSDGDLLLEVASDDPVTVTHATRMLLKNARAFATIRWQQHGFRHAYGARPDGATMRNLFGQVDGTVNPAPSTADFDDLVWIREGWLTGGTSLVIRRIAMDLERWDLLGRDGREQAVGRRLADGAPLTGDGEHDEPDFAARDGIGFPVIPMEAHIRRARSADTGQRFYRRAYNYDDPPGPGETSRSGLIFTAFQADPLAQFAPVQRRLDELDLLNEWTTPIGSAVFAIPPGFTADGFVGQTLLGR; this is encoded by the coding sequence ATGACACGCGCACCCAGGAGTTCCGCACGGAACGGCTCGGGTGACGCGGCAGGACCCAGTCGGCGACAGCTCCTCATCGGAGGAGCCGTCGCCGGCTGGGGCGCCGCGCTCGCCCTCGGTCTCGACAACGCCGCCCGCCCCCCGTCGTCTTCGGACACCTCGTCGGCCCCGCCCGCGCAGGACATCACCGGTCTGCGCGGTAGCGCCGTCGTGCCCTGCCACGGCGAGCACCAGGCCGGGGTGACGGTCGCACCACAGGCCCGTTCGACCTTCACCTCCCTCGACCTGCGCGACGAGGTCGATGCGGACGCGCTCCGGCGCCTGCTGCGCATCCTCAGCTCGGACATCGAACGGCTCACCTCGGGTCGGGCCGCCCTGGCCGACATGGAGCCGGAGCTCGCGCTGACGCCGTCGAGACTCACCGTCACGCTCGGGTTCGGGCCGCGGCTGGTGCAGCGCGCCGGTGCCCCCGTGCCGGGGTGGCTGGCGCCGCTCCCGGCCTTCGGCGTCGACCGGCTGCTGCCGCAGTGGTCCGACGGCGACCTCCTGCTGGAGGTCGCCTCGGACGATCCCGTCACGGTGACCCACGCGACCCGGATGCTCCTGAAGAACGCACGGGCGTTCGCCACCATCCGGTGGCAGCAGCACGGCTTCCGCCACGCCTACGGTGCCCGCCCCGACGGGGCGACGATGCGCAACCTGTTCGGCCAGGTCGACGGCACCGTGAACCCCGCGCCGTCGACGGCCGACTTCGACGACCTTGTCTGGATCCGTGAGGGCTGGTTGACCGGCGGGACGAGCCTGGTGATCCGGCGGATCGCGATGGACCTCGAGCGCTGGGACCTGCTCGGTCGGGACGGGCGGGAGCAGGCCGTCGGTCGCCGGCTCGCCGACGGTGCGCCCCTGACCGGGGACGGCGAGCACGACGAACCGGACTTCGCCGCGCGCGATGGCATCGGCTTCCCGGTGATCCCGATGGAGGCGCACATCCGCCGTGCCCGATCGGCCGATACCGGCCAGCGCTTCTACCGCCGCGCGTACAACTACGACGATCCCCCCGGCCCCGGCGAGACATCCCGCTCGGGACTGATCTTCACGGCCTTCCAGGCAGACCCGCTGGCCCAGTTCGCCCCGGTCCAGCGACGCCTTGACGAGCTCGACCTGCTCAACGAGTGGACCACGCCGATCGGATCAGCCGTCTTCGCCATCCCTCCCGGGTTCACCGCCGACGGCTTTGTCGGCCAGACCCTCCTAGGGCGCTGA
- a CDS encoding sugar-binding transcriptional regulator: protein MSTPPRRDAAPARSHDDTLLAVAQRYYFAQNSMVAIADELGISRFRVARLLEEAERRGAVRITLHRPTEVKNDAAAHLRARYGLRHAVVVSGGHLTEAQQRSALGRAGATLLQSLLADGDVLGVGWGRAVEAVADMSGTLPRCKVVQLSGITGHPNSNSMELVRRFSTLTGGDAYPLYAPLLSPNAATAASLRESDGIAETFALFREVSVAIVAIGSWNPPNSQLHTVVSPATREILTAAGLQSEIGGVFLDAEGQEIQTSLSDQIMSISAEELAQVPTVIAVAGGASKACSIRAALKGGYINALVTDQAAARHLLT, encoded by the coding sequence ATGAGCACCCCTCCTCGACGGGATGCGGCACCTGCCCGCTCCCACGACGACACCCTTCTGGCCGTCGCCCAGCGCTACTACTTCGCTCAAAACAGCATGGTGGCAATCGCTGACGAGCTCGGGATCTCACGCTTCCGAGTCGCACGACTACTGGAGGAGGCCGAGCGGCGAGGGGCGGTCAGGATCACGCTGCACCGCCCGACCGAAGTGAAGAACGACGCGGCCGCCCACCTCAGGGCGCGGTACGGGCTTCGCCACGCCGTCGTGGTGAGCGGCGGACACCTCACCGAGGCGCAACAGCGCAGTGCGCTCGGCCGAGCGGGCGCCACACTCCTGCAGAGCCTGCTGGCTGACGGCGACGTCCTCGGCGTCGGCTGGGGTAGGGCCGTCGAGGCGGTCGCCGACATGTCCGGGACCCTTCCGCGGTGCAAGGTCGTCCAGCTCTCGGGGATCACGGGACACCCCAACAGCAACTCGATGGAGCTGGTGCGCCGGTTCTCCACCCTCACGGGCGGCGATGCATACCCGCTGTATGCGCCCCTGCTCAGCCCCAACGCCGCCACCGCCGCCAGCCTCCGCGAGTCCGACGGGATCGCCGAGACCTTCGCTCTCTTCCGCGAGGTCTCCGTCGCGATCGTGGCCATCGGCAGCTGGAATCCCCCGAACTCCCAGCTCCACACGGTCGTCTCCCCCGCGACACGCGAGATCCTCACCGCCGCCGGTCTGCAGTCGGAGATCGGCGGCGTCTTCCTCGACGCCGAGGGCCAGGAGATCCAGACCTCTCTCTCCGACCAGATCATGAGCATCTCCGCAGAGGAACTTGCCCAGGTCCCCACGGTCATCGCCGTAGCCGGGGGCGCCTCAAAGGCGTGCTCGATCCGCGCCGCCCTCAAGGGCGGCTACATCAACGCCCTCGTCACCGACCAGGCAGCCGCACGCCACCTCCTCACCTAG
- a CDS encoding copper chaperone PCu(A)C produces the protein MTTFTLNRVAAVLGTGLLALTLAACASGSDTGTAQAATSTASPVDTDTTGGESAESTQLAGLTLVDGWVKAADSGMSAAFGVLENPTDSDLAVVGVSSPVSSQMQLHETVVVDGAMKMQQVDSFTVPAGGTFVLEPGGNHLMFMDLTTPVAPGDDVDLTLDLADGSTYSVTVQAREFAGADEEYVGGEMDGMDMHEDDHAEH, from the coding sequence ATGACGACCTTCACGCTGAACCGCGTGGCCGCGGTGCTCGGCACCGGACTCCTCGCGCTGACCCTCGCGGCCTGCGCGTCCGGCTCGGACACCGGCACCGCCCAGGCGGCGACGTCGACGGCCTCGCCGGTCGACACCGACACCACCGGCGGGGAGTCCGCCGAGTCCACCCAGCTCGCTGGCCTCACCCTGGTGGACGGCTGGGTCAAGGCGGCCGACTCGGGGATGAGCGCCGCCTTCGGTGTTCTGGAGAACCCCACCGACTCCGACCTCGCGGTGGTCGGCGTCTCCTCCCCGGTCTCCTCGCAGATGCAGCTGCACGAGACCGTCGTGGTGGACGGTGCCATGAAGATGCAACAGGTCGACTCGTTCACCGTGCCGGCCGGGGGCACGTTCGTTCTCGAGCCCGGCGGCAACCACCTCATGTTCATGGACCTGACGACTCCGGTCGCTCCCGGTGACGACGTCGACCTGACCCTCGATCTGGCCGATGGGTCCACCTACTCGGTGACCGTCCAGGCACGTGAGTTCGCGGGCGCCGACGAGGAGTACGTCGGCGGAGAGATGGACGGCATGGACATGCACGAAGACGACCACGCCGAGCACTGA